The following proteins come from a genomic window of Rhodohalobacter sp. 614A:
- a CDS encoding helix-turn-helix domain-containing protein has translation MKTFTNFKDYNRYVGMPEPRNEHIDLGRYQDSDSPRLISEPVKIDYYRISYKRNYVNRAAPYYDPKNPDPVSGLFFYSPSTRLEWDLEGPIKGFYLQLSKDIINKHRYLFQNYMEYGSHEVLGLNESEEREIKEIFSALNRHYHENPENISVLISYTHVLVSLIESFYRRQFSTDIKKYNPIVTEFQQLLRDYYNKEVNQIPTVQYFADKLHLSPNYLGDIVKHHTEKTAIETIHEFILQKAKKLLRDGHSNMSQIAYQLGFEYPNNFSKFFKNHTDLTPSEFRKRQKSKLAGA, from the coding sequence ATGAAGACGTTTACCAATTTTAAAGATTACAATCGATATGTGGGGATGCCTGAGCCCCGGAATGAGCATATTGATTTGGGACGATACCAGGATTCTGATTCACCCCGATTGATATCCGAACCTGTAAAAATTGATTATTACCGCATTTCTTACAAGAGAAACTATGTGAACCGGGCGGCCCCTTATTACGACCCGAAAAATCCTGATCCTGTTTCCGGCCTGTTTTTTTACAGCCCAAGCACTCGTCTTGAATGGGATCTTGAGGGACCCATTAAAGGATTTTATTTGCAGTTGAGTAAAGACATCATCAATAAACACCGATATCTTTTCCAGAATTATATGGAATACGGCAGCCATGAGGTGCTTGGTTTAAACGAAAGCGAAGAGAGGGAGATTAAAGAGATTTTTAGCGCATTGAACCGTCACTATCACGAAAACCCGGAGAATATCTCCGTTCTCATCTCTTACACACATGTGTTGGTTTCACTGATTGAATCCTTTTACCGCAGGCAATTTTCTACAGACATCAAAAAATACAACCCCATTGTTACAGAGTTCCAGCAATTGCTGCGGGATTACTATAACAAAGAAGTTAATCAGATACCAACCGTTCAATATTTTGCGGATAAACTCCATTTATCGCCGAATTATTTGGGGGATATTGTAAAACATCACACCGAAAAAACGGCTATTGAAACTATTCATGAGTTTATTCTTCAAAAAGCGAAAAAACTCCTTCGAGATGGCCATTCCAACATGTCTCAGATTGCTTATCAATTAGGTTTTGAGTATCCCAACAATTTTTCCAAATTCTTCAAAAATCATACGGATCTTACTCCCTCTGAATTCAGGAAGAGACAAAAATCCAAACTCGCCGGCGCATGA